The Salinivibrio kushneri genomic interval CATATTCTGTGCGTCATTCGCACCGCTTTTATTTACCTGTGCCTTATTGGTACTGCACCTCTCTCGACGCCGACAATCTATCCGATGGTTTCGTCCAGCGGTGCGCGTGATTGCGCACAGCCGCCACTGGGTGATGGCGGATGTTTTAATGGTTAGCTTAGCCATCGCCTGTTTTAAAATCCAAGATTATGCCACCCTGCACTTTTCCGTAGGGCTTGCCTGCTATGCAACGATACAAATCTTGCTATCGGTTTTACTGGTGCGGGTCAACACGCAAAGATATTGGGATGCGTTTACACAACCAACGCCGCTGCCCAATCATACGCCACTGATGCGCTGCGACCACTGTGGGCTGACTCAAACCGTCAAGCAAGACACTCGATGTCACCGATGCCACCAAGTGCTTCATCCTCGTCTGATACGTAGCGAACAAAAAACCTGGGCCTGTTTGATCACCGCTACCATTTTTCTGTTTCCGGCCAACCTATTCCCAATCTCCATTTTGTTCTCCAACGGCATTCGACTTGAAGACACCATTTTTTCTGGGGTCGCGAGTCTGATTAATAATGGGATGCCAGGCATCGCTGCGATCATTTTTACTGCCAGTATCGTCGTGCCCGTTGCAAAGATACTAGGGCTAAGTTTGATATTAATAAGCTTACGGTGCACCACCGCCATCACACCACGTCAACATATGTGGCTATACCGAGGCGTGAAATGGATTGGAAAGTGGTCGATGATGGATTTATTCGTGATTGCGTTTATGGTCGCCTTAGTCGATCGTGGTCGCATTATGGACTTTATGCCTGGACCGGGTGCCATTGCATTCGGCTTGGTCGTGGTATTAACCATGCTTGCTACTGAATTTCTGGATACGCGTTTGATATGGGATCATCATGAGCGACAAACAAGACATACCCTCACCGATCGTTAAAAGCAGCTATGGCTTGTCTCCTCTATGGATACTGCCTGTATTGGCCTTATTGATGGCCGCTTGGCTGCTATTTCAATCCATCAGTGAAGCGGGGCAGCGGATTCAAATTGTGTTTAGCGATGCGCAAGGGTTAGAAGCTGGCCAAACCACGATCCGTTACCAAGGATTAGAAGTGGGGAAGGTGCGCAATATCACACTCGCGGATGACTTGGACGGCATTTATGTTGATGCCAATATCTATCCAGAAGCAACAAAACTGCTCACCAGTGGCACCGAGTTCTGGCTAGTGAAGCCACGCGCCTCAATCACTGGCATCAGCGGCCTCGAAACCTTGGTCTCAGGCAACTATATTGCCTTACAACCGGGTAGCGGCGATCCCAGCCTATCCTTTGTTGCGCGTGACGAACCACCGACAGACATCGCCGAAAAAGCTGGCACAACGGTCAAGCTACACGCACCGACATTAGGATCACTCAATGTCGGTTCGCCGATTTACTATCGGAAAATTCGTGTCGGCGAAATCTACAGTTACCGGCTCGATCAAGATGCGCAAGGGGTGACGCTCTCCGCGTTAATTGAGCCGCCATTCTCGCATTTACTCAAACAAGACTCACGCTTTTGGTCGATCAGTGGTGTAACAGCCAATGTTGATGTGTCTGGTGTTGACGTGCAGCTCGAGAGTGTGGCGAGCTTGATTGCCGGTGGCATTGCATTCGACTCCCCGAAAACAAGCCCAACACTTGAAGAAGGTCGCCCTTTCCAGCTTTATCAAAGCCTTTCACAGGCTGCACGCGGTCAATCGATACAAATAGCGCTCCCTGAACAACATGGACTGCCCGGCTCGGGAACGAAGATCACCTATCAAGGGTTAGAAATCGGTGAAATTACCCATATTGACATCGAAGCACAGCAACAGCAGCCTGTCGCGACCGCGCACATTGACCCCAGCATGACCTGGCTTCTCAACCAAGACACCTATTTTCAGATAGAACAGCCACAAATTGGTTTTGATGGACTAAAGAACCTGGGGAATTTAGTCCTCGGCAACTACTTGGCGA includes:
- a CDS encoding paraquat-inducible protein A produces the protein MTQSPDKPWATSPPLTRCSGCDLVLQPCQTGSDHLAICPRCATKLAHGRRLSFNGEIALALTILVLFLPAHLLPLLSIDLLGKTITTSVLTGAEILWSSFPFVASLVIFCASFAPLLFTCALLVLHLSRRRQSIRWFRPAVRVIAHSRHWVMADVLMVSLAIACFKIQDYATLHFSVGLACYATIQILLSVLLVRVNTQRYWDAFTQPTPLPNHTPLMRCDHCGLTQTVKQDTRCHRCHQVLHPRLIRSEQKTWACLITATIFLFPANLFPISILFSNGIRLEDTIFSGVASLINNGMPGIAAIIFTASIVVPVAKILGLSLILISLRCTTAITPRQHMWLYRGVKWIGKWSMMDLFVIAFMVALVDRGRIMDFMPGPGAIAFGLVVVLTMLATEFLDTRLIWDHHERQTRHTLTDR